A segment of the Candidatus Woesearchaeota archaeon genome:
AACACGCCCAGTTAAGTCTCCACATGCATGAATTGCACAAACAATACCTGATTTTTTTTGTTGCACAGGTAAATTCGTTGTTGATAAATCTAAATCAAATATGTCTGCTTCTTCAAAATAAATTTGATTTGAAACAGTAGGATATATTCTTGAAATAGATTTTCTTAACGAACAATATTTAGTGGTTTGAACTTTATCAAATTGAAAACTTGTAACTTCCCCATATTTTAACGCAAGATACATTCCAAGCAAACCATTACCACAACAAAGATCATAAACAACTTGATAATTTTGATCACCAAAATTAATTAATTCTCCTGATTGAACTACACTTACAAACTCACTAACTTTGCGCAAATGTTTTTGTTCAATATTGCACCCATCAAGAATATTTTTTAAAACTAATTCAAGCTCACACTCACTAGTCATTCGCGCTTCAGAGTTATTTGGATTCAAACGGAGACTTAACATATTGCTCAACCACATCAAGATTAAATTCACCAACGACTGCAGGCAATTCCAAATCAAAATTTGTTAAAACACTCGGATGAACCTCTCCAAACGACCCCACAAAAACATCTTTATTCTCTCCAATGTAAACTTCCCCAGATCTTCCTTCAAAATAATGTGGTGCAGTGCCAGGTCTTACGCAATAATCCAAATTAAGCGAATCAAAAAAACCAGAAACTAAACTTCGTGCACGAGAAAACTCAGTATTTGCACCCATTTCTGCAAAAGCAAATTTACGAATATCCCTGGTTTGATTTGCACTGTCTTTATCAACCAAAATACAATCATCAACTTCAAAAATACTAATAGGGGTTGCTTTCACCTTATTGTATCTTAAAAATTTAAGAAGCTCAGGAACTAATTTTACCCTCGTAATTTCATGACCTGCAGATTTTGAATTAAGCAAAGAAACATAATCAAGTCCCATTTGTTCCTTCATACGATGATACTGATCTTGAGTATTAGATAAAACAAAAGTCATTACTTCAACTAAACCCATCTCAACACAAGCATCCCTAACATATGATGAAAATTCTTCCCTGGGATGACCTTTACCCATACTAAAAGTTCGGGGAGCTTGAAATTCAAAATTACCATACCCAAATGCAATTGCTATGTCCTCAACAACATCGCAAGGATCCAGTACATCAACTCGGTAACAAGGAATCTGAAGATCAAATCTAATATCTTGTTTTTCTTTTGTACTAGTCACACCATAACGCATACGCTCAAGAAAAGAAGTTACTTGACCAGGATCTAATGAAACTCCCAAATAATCATTAATTAAACTTAAATTCAAACTAATTTTTGAAGGAGTAAAAACTGGCGATTCATAAGACATACTTTCTAAATCTCCTGTGTGTTTTATATCAACACTTTCAATAATGGTATCACGATCAGCAAGTGCAGTTGTTAACATATTAACTGTTTTAATTAAAGTTGGACGATGAGTTCCAGTAACTTCAATAAAAAGATTTTTTGTATCGGGAGTTACTTTACCACTATAATTTGAGTTAATAATCGGCGGAAAAGAAAGAACTTCCCCTAACGAATCAACCAATAACGGAAACAAATCAAATCCTTCTAACAAATGTGCATATTCAGAACCCATGGGATGCTCAGTAAGAATTCTATCTAAAGTTAATTTAGTATCAAACTCTAGTGGAACAAAACTTTCTTCACTAGGCACAACCGCACGATAATGAATCGGAGGAGTTACTTTATCAAAATCATAAACTCCAATTGCAACCTTATGTCTTTTTCTCCCCAATGTAAGATGAAGTTTTTCTTGAAAACGAATAATTGAACGCAATAAATGATCATCAACCGTAACATTACGAACAACTGCGGCACCAATAAATGGACGAATGTCCGCAGTTTTAGGATCTACAATAAGTTCAACTCCCGACACTGGTGCAACATAAGATTTAAGTCCAGTTTCTAAACTATTAAAACCTCTAAGAGACCTTGCGAATCCTTCAACACAATACAAATCAGGACGTTCTGGAGTTACATCTACACTAAACTCACCTTCTTCAGATAAATCTCCTTCAACTTCAATCCCATAATCAAAAGACAATTCTTTCAGATCTTCAAACGAAATATCTTTACCAAACAAATTCTTAAAATCATCAAATGAAAAAGTACTTACAGCCATAGTTTACCCTCCCCCCTTAACCAATCAACATCAACTTCACACCCATACAAATCTTTAATTTTTGGAACATCAAAAACAATACTTGCTAAACGTTCTAACGCAAGTCCCCACGCAATTGCTTTTTGATTTTCAAAACCAAACTGACTCATCATTTCAGGACGAAACATTCCAGAATTTCCAACCTCGACGTGTTTATCAAGTGCAGGATGATACGCAAAAATTTCCATAGACGGTTCTGTATAAGGATTAAATGTTTTCTTAAACTTAATATCAGTCAACCCAATTCGCTGATAAAAAACAGAAATATGCCCCATCAAATCACGCAAATTAACATCACCCACAACAACACCTTCTATCTGATGAAATTCAGGCAAGTGCATTGCATCCATAGTTTCATTTCTAAAAACTCTCCCAATAGAAAACAATTTCATTGGAGTGTCAGATCTTTCTTCCAAATATTGTGCAGTAACTGCAGTCGTATGAGTTCTTAAAACATTTTTACGTGCAACTTCAGGATCAAAATCATACGCATACAAAGCAGTATGAGATTTTCTAACTTCTTCTACTAACTCGGGAGACAGCTGACCACATTTTGCAGGATGTTCTAAAAAAAAAGTATCTTGCATTTCACGAACAGGATGATCTTGTGCAGTAATTAATGCATCAAAATTATAAAAAGAAGAGGACACTAAAGAACCAGCCATATATTCATAACCCATATCTCTAAAAATTTTCTCTACGTATTTTGCTAATTGTCTTAATGGATGATGTTTTCCTATTTGCAAAGTTTTTGAGTCTAACGACGGATCATAAGATTTAAACTTAGTTGTTTTCCAAGAACCTGAACGAATCATATCAGGAGTTAACACTGCAACTTCTTTTTCACCGACCGCGTCTAACCTCGCTTGTCCTTCAGGCACTATTTGAAGAACATAATTTGACCTTTCCTTTGATCTAATTAATTTACGTTTTTCAAACTCTTTTAATCGAGACTGCACATAATCAGAATCTTCCAATTCACTTAAGACAAATCGGGATTGTGATTTTAATAATTGAAAAAATTCATTTCGCAAAATAAGTTCGGAAGTATTATCCCCAGGAACATAAGTTATTTCTAAAGGTAATTCTTTATCCAATCTTTCAATTGATACCAACCCTAATTTTCTTAATTCATTTAATGCCATACCAAATGTTTTTTTACCCAGTCTTGATTCAAGATCATCACCTGTTACAAATAATTCATCCTGCATAATTTTAAGAAGAGAATACTCGGGCAGATCAGATTCTCGTAATGATTCAAATCCTTCAAGAGGTCTCACTTCAAAATATTTTTGTTGCGAAAACTCAATCCATCCTTGATCACGAAAAAAAGATCCTTCTCTAACAATATCACTATTATTTAATCCATATTTTTCTACAAGATCTAAATTAGAAATTGGACCTGCGGCGTCAGATAAAACTTGCAATAAATTTCGCTGAGCATTTGTAAATTTTGGATTTGTGTTCGGATTTGAATTTGAATTAGTTTTTTCATTTGTTTTTGAATCAGCCATTTTTTTACTACCCCTACAATTTAATTATAATACCCAATTAGCTAAAAAAAGATCAAGAGATTCATACACAGAAAGTAATGAATCAATACACACTCTTTCTTGATCACCATGATGTCCTATAGACAACCCACCAAAAATAATGCTTGGAATTTTTCTTTCACTAAAAAATCTAGCATCACTTGCACCATGACCTTTTTTAAAAATAGGCGGGCAACCTAATACTTTTGAAATATGATTTGCAAAATTTGCAACATGAATATTATCTTTTGGCGTGTGAAGAATTGATACAAGGGGATTTGGCTTATGAACTGTGATTTTATAATCTTTACAACCATCAAAACAATTACGAACTCCTTCTTGAACTTCAGCTGCACAAGACAAAATAATTTCAAAAACTGCATTGTGAGACCAATCAGAAGAAAGTCTTAAATCTAGTTTTGCAGTTGCATATTTAGGAATAGAATTTGCACTATTAAGAACAATTTTATCTTCTGAAACTTTAACATCACCCCCATAAATTCCACCAAGATTAACTGATTCAATCCAACTCTCAGTTGCTGGAGCAGGAAACTTTTCTCTTAATTTTGAATATACTGCAAACAATAAATCAACAGCACTTTTTGCTTTCCAAGGACGAGCAGCATGACCTCCTGGACCTTCAGCATCAATTACTACCCACATCGCACCTTTTTCACCATTAATAATTTTTAAATTTGAAGGTTCAATTGCAATTACGAAATCAGGATTGATATGAGGTGCCACATAACCTGCACCACCAAAACCACCAATTTCTTCATCAGTTGTCACTAAAATCTGAATATTTGTCGTTTCATGATACTTCAAAAATAATTTTAATGCTATTGCTAATCCTGCTTTCATATCTCCCGCCCCACGCCCATGTAAAAAATTATTTTTAACATATGGTTCGAACTGAGAACTTGATCCTGGAACTACATCTGCATGAAGTAATAATAATAATGAAGGCATGCGAGCAATTTTGGGATCAGGATTAAAAAAATGATAAGACTCAATATTTTGTCCAGAATTAGGACTAATAGAACAATAATATTTTTGATCAAATGACTCGTTAGTTGAATTTGAACTTAGAAAATTTTTTACATATTTAAGAATTGCAACACGCTCTGAGGGATGATTTGCATCAGACCTAAATCTAATAAGATCTGACGTTAAACTAATCAATTCAGATTTTAATAATTCTGATTTTTCTCTAGTTTTATAGCTCTCGCTAATTTTGTCTTGACTTTCCATAATACTAAAAACCACCCAATTACAGCATGCAATGCAAAAAATAATTCTTAATCGCATACTAAATACAAAATAATGCTTGCTGCTTAATGTTTAAACTTCTAGTTAAACTTCTAGTTAAACTTCTAGTTAAACTTCTAGTTAAACTTCTAATGAAAACTGTTCGATTGTATGTTTACTCAATAATTCTTCATCAGGAACAACCCCTATTCCAGGTTCATCAGATAAATAAATAATCCCATTTTGGTGTTCCCTCCCACCTTTTACTAAATCTTCCTCAAAATACCTTGCAGAATCAGAATTATCTCCCGGCAATAAAAAATTAGGCAATGTGGAGAGATGATCCAAAAATGACTTTCCAATAAATGACTCGACCATCCCCCCAATCCAAACTGGAATATTTTTCTCTTTACAAAAATCATGAATTTTAATTGTTTCCGAAACTCCCCCGACACGTGCAGGCTTAATATTAATGATTTTGCAAGAATTAAAATGAACTGCAGTTTTTACATCTTCTAAACAATGTATGCTTTCATCTAAACACACAGGAGTTCTAATCTTTGCTTGAAGCTCTGAATGATCAAACAAACAACTCTCAGAAAAGGGTTGTTCAATCATCAATAAATTATAATCATCAAATTGAGAAAGATGTGCTATATCCCCCCCAGAATATGCCGAGTTTGCATCAACCATTAAACGAATACTTGGAAAGTGACTACGAATAAATTTAACAATATCAACATCCCAACCAGGTTTAATTTTTACTTTAATTCTCCTATATCCTTCTTCAGTATATCTTTTAATATCTGCAATAAGTTCTTCAGGCGAATCTTTTATCCCAATACTTATTCCAATCTCACTCCAATTTCTTTGTGAACCAATAAACTTGTAAAGAGGAAGATTAGCTTTTTTTGAAAACAAATCCCAAACTGCCATTTCAATTCCTGCTTTTGAAATATTATTTCCTTTAATATCTGCAAAAAATTGATGGATGTCATCAGGACAAGAAAGTTCTTTGCCAATAATTCTTGGAAGTAAAATATTTTGTAAAAGTTTTTTGCCAGATTCTAGAAATTCTGAAGTGTATAAAGGTAAATCTAGATGTGGCGACTCCCCCCAGCCAACTAATTTTCCAGATCTAATGCAAATTAATAAAACATTACGTTCAGTTAATTCACCAAAACTAGTACGAAATGGAGTTATGAGTTTTAAACGAACTTGATATAATTCAATCTTGTCAATTTTTAGTTTATCAGGCGAGTTTTGAGTAAAATCCATTTTTATTTCTCTTTTGATTTTATTTAATAATTATATTAACTTTAATTAATAAATGAGTTATGTTTTATTTTCGGAAAGTTTCCGGTGAAAATGAAAAAAATTTTGAAATCATAAAATTATGAAAAAAACAAAAAAAATAATTATAAATTTCAAGACTTCTGCATCACATAAAAAGGCCTCAGACCATTCCCATTGAAAGGATCTAATTGAGTTTCATGCTTTTTTAAAACTAAATCCACTACTTGATATCCCCTCTCAAGATAAGTTTCAAAAACTGCCCGGCTCTTAGTACGCCAATCAAGTCTAACTGGACTATCCAAACTTGCATCTGCTGCAATAAAATCAGACTCATTAAAATTTAGAGGAACTTCAAACAAAATAGTATCAGCAGTTTGATCTAAATCAAATTCTTTTAATTCCCTACAATAAACAAGTCCTGACTGAGGTGATTTATTTTTTTGTTCAGGTTGGCCTAAAAATTCTGGCGATAATGTAAGCAATCTTGCACTTGTTGAAGAAATTACTTTTGCACCATCTGACACATATTTATCAAAAGAAGTTTTTGAAGAACTTGGAGGTTGATTCTTTTTTGATGTATCCCAAGTAACAATAAATCTATCAGTAGGAAGTCCTTTGTAATCTCCACTAATTTCACCATAATAATCACGCACATAATTTTTTGGAGCAGGCACTTTAGCACCTAACTTGTTTAAATTAAGCTTACCATTCCTAGAAATTAAAGGATCATATGTCCACTCAATTACACCCATGCCTAAACTTGCACACTCATCACGTTGAAAAGACTTAAGTAACGCACCAATACCTTTACCTCTCAAAGATTTTCTCGTCGCAACCATGTGAGAATAAAAAACATCCCGATCACAACGTTGCGCATACACTGCAAATTCTTTATCAATGTGTGCAGGAACATTTCCTCCAAACTCAATAAAATCATTAACTGAGTTAACAAGTCCTGAATTATTACTAAAAAAACCTAGTGCATACCCGACCAAAAAAGGATTATCTGAATTTGAAATTGCATCATCATTTGCAAATGCACCTACAACCAAACCATTATTTCCACAAATTTTTAACAGCTCAGGAGTTAGTATATCTTCCTCACCTAAATTCCAACCTTCCACTTGCAAATCCACAATTTGCTCTAATTCAATTTGACTGTCAAGATCAACTGGCCTTATAACAATATCACTTACGACCAATTTTGATTCATCTATTTCCGACTTATCACTTTTTAATTTATCCCTTTTCGATTTATCTACTTTCATTTTATCAACACTCCCCTTAACCACGATACTCACCACTAGAAACATCACTCATACGTTCGATCAAACAAGAATTAGCCTCAGGTTTTCTAACTGTTAAACGAACATAACCTTTGCCTGCAAGAGATGGAATAAAATCTAAACTCTGAACAATAATTCCCTCCCTAAGAAAATCCCCTGCAACATTGCCTTTTCCTTTCAAAACAACAACATTTGTTTCCGACGGATAAAACTCATATTTATCACTCAACGCTTGTTCTAATTTTGTTTTTGCACTTTTTGTTTCACTTCTTACTAAATCCATATATTCAACATCTTGAAGTGCCACATTTGCAACCAAACCACTTATTGTTGAAATTGGAAATTGAAGACGCATCTTTTCCATGATTTCAATTATTTC
Coding sequences within it:
- a CDS encoding methyltransferase; this encodes MLSLRLNPNNSEARMTSECELELVLKNILDGCNIEQKHLRKVSEFVSVVQSGELINFGDQNYQVVYDLCCGNGLLGMYLALKYGEVTSFQFDKVQTTKYCSLRKSISRIYPTVSNQIYFEEADIFDLDLSTTNLPVQQKKSGIVCAIHACGDLTGRVVDIAIKNSLSFAIMPCCHKGSAYQFVQNDRLFLNYIRDQGYSVHVSFIDSKITPKNKVFVGVPNKFT
- the pheT gene encoding phenylalanine--tRNA ligase subunit beta, with translation MAVSTFSFDDFKNLFGKDISFEDLKELSFDYGIEVEGDLSEEGEFSVDVTPERPDLYCVEGFARSLRGFNSLETGLKSYVAPVSGVELIVDPKTADIRPFIGAAVVRNVTVDDHLLRSIIRFQEKLHLTLGRKRHKVAIGVYDFDKVTPPIHYRAVVPSEESFVPLEFDTKLTLDRILTEHPMGSEYAHLLEGFDLFPLLVDSLGEVLSFPPIINSNYSGKVTPDTKNLFIEVTGTHRPTLIKTVNMLTTALADRDTIIESVDIKHTGDLESMSYESPVFTPSKISLNLSLINDYLGVSLDPGQVTSFLERMRYGVTSTKEKQDIRFDLQIPCYRVDVLDPCDVVEDIAIAFGYGNFEFQAPRTFSMGKGHPREEFSSYVRDACVEMGLVEVMTFVLSNTQDQYHRMKEQMGLDYVSLLNSKSAGHEITRVKLVPELLKFLRYNKVKATPISIFEVDDCILVDKDSANQTRDIRKFAFAEMGANTEFSRARSLVSGFFDSLNLDYCVRPGTAPHYFEGRSGEVYIGENKDVFVGSFGEVHPSVLTNFDLELPAVVGEFNLDVVEQYVKSPFESK
- a CDS encoding phenylalanine--tRNA ligase subunit alpha — its product is MADSKTNEKTNSNSNPNTNPKFTNAQRNLLQVLSDAAGPISNLDLVEKYGLNNSDIVREGSFFRDQGWIEFSQQKYFEVRPLEGFESLRESDLPEYSLLKIMQDELFVTGDDLESRLGKKTFGMALNELRKLGLVSIERLDKELPLEITYVPGDNTSELILRNEFFQLLKSQSRFVLSELEDSDYVQSRLKEFEKRKLIRSKERSNYVLQIVPEGQARLDAVGEKEVAVLTPDMIRSGSWKTTKFKSYDPSLDSKTLQIGKHHPLRQLAKYVEKIFRDMGYEYMAGSLVSSSFYNFDALITAQDHPVREMQDTFFLEHPAKCGQLSPELVEEVRKSHTALYAYDFDPEVARKNVLRTHTTAVTAQYLEERSDTPMKLFSIGRVFRNETMDAMHLPEFHQIEGVVVGDVNLRDLMGHISVFYQRIGLTDIKFKKTFNPYTEPSMEIFAYHPALDKHVEVGNSGMFRPEMMSQFGFENQKAIAWGLALERLASIVFDVPKIKDLYGCEVDVDWLRGEGKLWL
- a CDS encoding M20/M25/M40 family metallo-hydrolase; amino-acid sequence: MESQDKISESYKTREKSELLKSELISLTSDLIRFRSDANHPSERVAILKYVKNFLSSNSTNESFDQKYYCSISPNSGQNIESYHFFNPDPKIARMPSLLLLLHADVVPGSSSQFEPYVKNNFLHGRGAGDMKAGLAIALKLFLKYHETTNIQILVTTDEEIGGFGGAGYVAPHINPDFVIAIEPSNLKIINGEKGAMWVVIDAEGPGGHAARPWKAKSAVDLLFAVYSKLREKFPAPATESWIESVNLGGIYGGDVKVSEDKIVLNSANSIPKYATAKLDLRLSSDWSHNAVFEIILSCAAEVQEGVRNCFDGCKDYKITVHKPNPLVSILHTPKDNIHVANFANHISKVLGCPPIFKKGHGASDARFFSERKIPSIIFGGLSIGHHGDQERVCIDSLLSVYESLDLFLANWVL
- the menC gene encoding o-succinylbenzoate synthase; amino-acid sequence: MDFTQNSPDKLKIDKIELYQVRLKLITPFRTSFGELTERNVLLICIRSGKLVGWGESPHLDLPLYTSEFLESGKKLLQNILLPRIIGKELSCPDDIHQFFADIKGNNISKAGIEMAVWDLFSKKANLPLYKFIGSQRNWSEIGISIGIKDSPEELIADIKRYTEEGYRRIKVKIKPGWDVDIVKFIRSHFPSIRLMVDANSAYSGGDIAHLSQFDDYNLLMIEQPFSESCLFDHSELQAKIRTPVCLDESIHCLEDVKTAVHFNSCKIINIKPARVGGVSETIKIHDFCKEKNIPVWIGGMVESFIGKSFLDHLSTLPNFLLPGDNSDSARYFEEDLVKGGREHQNGIIYLSDEPGIGVVPDEELLSKHTIEQFSLEV